Proteins encoded within one genomic window of Pigmentiphaga sp. H8:
- a CDS encoding Xaa-Pro peptidase family protein translates to MNVFSIADRPVIRLAADGRTLNPVSRVELERRWAAVRGAMADAGVDALVVQGANGISGGGYFRWLSGQPSGNYNPRTLVFPADGLMTLVDQGPFDAVLEFDGDDPSNPGVGRRCMVPSYPSVAYTADYDAAIVVREIRRHGYRRIGILAAASAYYPFGAYLREQMGAALVDMTPAVDAIKAIKSEEEIALIQDAAAMQDRIVAEVAAAIRPGMRDFEVMAHAQHAGQLLGSEQGMFFGSSAAPGQAAGLRPRFQQGRELREGDMFTLLVENAGPGGMFAHIARPIVLGRVGNDVRDAFDAVLEAQRATLALLRPGAPCADVFAAYNAFMRGRGWPEERRLHCHGQGYDLVERPLIRQDESLCIEAGMNIAVHPAIGSASMFMTVCENYLIRPDGPPSCLHGTPQRIIER, encoded by the coding sequence ATGAACGTATTCTCGATAGCCGATCGTCCGGTGATCCGGCTCGCGGCCGATGGCAGGACGCTGAATCCCGTGTCGCGCGTCGAACTGGAGCGTCGCTGGGCAGCGGTGCGCGGCGCCATGGCCGATGCCGGGGTCGATGCGCTGGTGGTGCAGGGCGCCAACGGCATTTCCGGCGGAGGCTATTTCCGCTGGCTGTCCGGCCAGCCTTCGGGCAACTACAACCCGCGAACCCTGGTCTTTCCCGCGGATGGGTTGATGACGCTGGTGGACCAGGGCCCTTTCGACGCCGTGCTGGAGTTCGACGGCGACGACCCGTCCAATCCCGGCGTGGGGCGCCGCTGCATGGTTCCGAGCTATCCGTCCGTGGCCTATACCGCCGACTACGACGCCGCGATCGTGGTGCGCGAGATACGCCGGCACGGCTACCGCCGCATCGGCATCCTGGCGGCGGCCAGCGCCTATTACCCGTTCGGCGCCTACCTGCGCGAGCAGATGGGCGCCGCGCTGGTGGACATGACGCCCGCGGTCGATGCCATCAAGGCCATCAAGAGCGAAGAAGAGATCGCCCTGATCCAGGACGCCGCCGCGATGCAGGACCGCATCGTTGCCGAGGTCGCCGCCGCGATCCGTCCGGGCATGCGCGACTTCGAGGTCATGGCGCATGCCCAGCACGCCGGGCAGTTGCTGGGCAGCGAGCAGGGCATGTTCTTCGGATCGTCCGCGGCGCCGGGCCAGGCGGCCGGTTTGCGGCCCCGCTTCCAGCAGGGCAGGGAACTGCGCGAGGGCGACATGTTCACGCTGCTGGTGGAAAACGCGGGGCCGGGCGGCATGTTCGCGCACATCGCCCGGCCCATCGTCCTGGGCCGGGTCGGCAACGACGTGCGCGATGCCTTCGACGCCGTGCTGGAAGCGCAGCGCGCGACGCTGGCACTGCTGCGGCCCGGGGCGCCGTGCGCGGACGTCTTCGCCGCCTACAATGCCTTCATGCGCGGCCGAGGCTGGCCCGAGGAGCGCCGGCTGCATTGCCATGGCCAGGGCTACGACCTGGTCGAGCGGCCCCTGATCCGGCAGGACGAAAGCCTGTGCATCGAAGCCGGCATGAACATCGCGGTGCATCCGGCGATCGGATCGGCGTCGATGTTCATGACCGTTTGCGAAAACTACCTGATCCGGCCCGATGGTCCGCCTTCGTGTCTGCACGGGACGCCGCAGCGGATCATCGAGCGCTAA
- a CDS encoding amidohydrolase family protein, producing MKLDVFSHICPRPFHERMERVLPDGGARARLLYGVPSLHDMDLRFRLMDRFDDYAQIVCMSGPPIESMGGPALACDLARCANDEMAELVARHADRFPGFVAALPMNDEDGLMREAERAVRDLGAVGVQVYTHVLGHPLTSPRTVGLFGLMAALDLPIWLHPEREASHADYTAESRSHYEIWFALGWPHETSVAMAHIALSGLFDRYPGLKVIAHQMGGTIPYLEGRVTNVWERLGARTPEEDYSSLRRAMTKRPVDYFRMFHADTVGAIGQPAIECCLDFFGPRNMLFATDAPFGPEQGAGYIRSAIAAVEGLALTDGQRQDIFEGNARRLLKLGVKE from the coding sequence ATGAAGCTCGATGTGTTCTCGCATATCTGCCCGCGGCCCTTCCATGAGCGCATGGAGCGGGTATTGCCCGATGGCGGCGCGCGAGCCCGCCTGTTGTATGGCGTGCCGTCGCTGCATGACATGGACCTGCGGTTCCGCCTCATGGACAGGTTCGACGACTATGCGCAGATCGTCTGCATGTCCGGTCCGCCCATCGAAAGCATGGGCGGACCGGCGCTGGCCTGCGATCTGGCGCGTTGCGCGAACGACGAAATGGCGGAGCTCGTGGCGCGCCATGCCGATCGCTTTCCCGGCTTCGTCGCCGCGCTGCCGATGAACGACGAGGATGGACTGATGCGCGAAGCCGAGCGGGCCGTGCGCGACCTGGGGGCCGTCGGTGTCCAGGTCTATACGCATGTGCTCGGCCACCCGCTGACGTCGCCGCGAACGGTGGGCTTGTTCGGCCTGATGGCGGCGCTCGATCTTCCTATCTGGCTGCATCCCGAGCGGGAAGCCTCGCACGCGGACTACACCGCCGAGTCCAGAAGCCACTACGAGATCTGGTTCGCCCTCGGCTGGCCCCACGAAACCAGCGTGGCGATGGCGCATATCGCGCTGTCCGGACTGTTCGACCGGTATCCCGGGCTGAAGGTCATCGCCCACCAGATGGGCGGCACCATTCCGTACCTGGAGGGGCGCGTGACCAACGTCTGGGAACGGCTGGGCGCGCGCACCCCCGAGGAAGACTATTCATCCCTGCGGCGGGCGATGACGAAGCGGCCCGTGGACTACTTCCGCATGTTCCATGCGGATACGGTGGGCGCCATCGGGCAGCCGGCGATCGAATGCTGCCTGGATTTCTTCGGTCCGCGGAACATGCTGTTCGCGACCGATGCGCCGTTCGGCCCCGAACAGGGGGCGGGCTACATCCGCTCGGCCATCGCGGCCGTGGAAGGGCTGGCGTTGACCGATGGCCAGCGGCAGGACATTTTCGAGGGCAACGCCAGGCGCTTGCTCAAGCTCGGGGTAAAGGAATGA
- a CDS encoding tripartite tricarboxylate transporter substrate binding protein, which translates to MSHRRLSCVRIAAVACLAAVPMAVPAQSYPARPVRLIAPFPPGGSVDQLARLLSAKLAPQWKQSVVVENRPGAAGAIGVDLVAKAPPDGYTFVLSSPGAIAINQHFRKMPYDAARDLAPVTMIATIPTAIAVHPSVPVRNVADLIALGKGSRQGLLYSVSGSGSQTHLAGELLASITGAKMAAVPYKGTAPAALAIASGEVNFGISDLTTLLPLVQDRRLRILAVVDAQRPTSAPDVPTVAESGYPDYVASGWVAMFAPAGTPADIVRKVSQDVGRILNSPEGRQAVIQGGMEPAPGTPEALGAFVTAEIGKWGRVIRTAHIKVE; encoded by the coding sequence ATGTCGCATCGTCGCTTGTCCTGTGTCCGTATCGCGGCCGTCGCCTGCCTGGCCGCTGTTCCGATGGCGGTGCCCGCGCAGAGCTATCCCGCGCGCCCGGTGCGCCTGATCGCGCCCTTCCCGCCCGGGGGCAGCGTCGACCAGCTTGCGCGCCTGCTAAGCGCAAAGCTGGCGCCGCAATGGAAGCAATCGGTGGTGGTCGAGAACCGTCCCGGCGCCGCCGGAGCGATAGGCGTGGACCTGGTGGCCAAGGCGCCGCCCGACGGCTATACCTTCGTGCTGAGTTCGCCCGGGGCGATCGCGATCAACCAGCACTTTCGCAAGATGCCGTATGACGCGGCCAGGGATCTGGCGCCGGTGACGATGATCGCCACCATTCCCACCGCCATCGCCGTTCATCCCTCGGTGCCGGTGCGCAACGTGGCGGACCTGATCGCCCTGGGCAAGGGCAGCAGGCAGGGCCTGCTCTACAGCGTTTCCGGCTCCGGCAGCCAGACCCACCTCGCGGGCGAATTGCTGGCCTCCATCACCGGCGCGAAGATGGCGGCGGTGCCCTACAAGGGCACGGCGCCGGCGGCGCTGGCGATCGCCTCGGGCGAGGTCAATTTCGGCATATCCGATCTCACCACGCTGCTGCCGCTGGTGCAGGACCGGCGCCTGCGCATCCTGGCCGTGGTCGACGCGCAGCGGCCCACATCGGCCCCCGACGTGCCCACCGTGGCCGAATCGGGCTACCCGGACTACGTCGCCAGCGGGTGGGTGGCAATGTTCGCGCCCGCGGGCACCCCGGCGGATATCGTGCGCAAGGTCAGCCAGGACGTGGGCCGCATTCTGAATTCGCCCGAGGGCAGGCAGGCCGTCATCCAGGGCGGCATGGAACCGGCGCCCGGTACGCCCGAGGCGCTGGGCGCTTTCGTGACGGCGGAGATCGGCAAATGGGGGCGCGTCATCAGGACCGCCCATATCAAGGTCGAGTGA
- a CDS encoding MarR family winged helix-turn-helix transcriptional regulator: MSLPEKKDHPNVAARNDIDRFADKPGFLIRRAHQISVAGLDRRLQPYDLTVPQMVLLTALHFHPGVDQASLAASVSVDVVTVGRIVKRFVERGLVERSRSELDGRAHELRLSVSGESLLQRIQPEIASSQNEILGDLSQEERQAFFVIMRKIVGLA; this comes from the coding sequence ATGTCCCTGCCCGAGAAAAAAGACCACCCGAACGTCGCCGCCCGCAACGACATCGACCGTTTCGCGGACAAGCCCGGCTTTCTGATCCGCCGCGCTCACCAGATCTCCGTGGCCGGACTGGACCGCCGGCTGCAGCCCTACGACCTGACGGTGCCGCAGATGGTCCTGCTGACCGCCCTGCATTTCCATCCGGGCGTGGACCAGGCCAGCCTGGCGGCCTCCGTGTCGGTCGACGTCGTGACCGTGGGCCGGATCGTCAAGCGCTTCGTCGAGCGCGGGCTGGTGGAGCGTTCCCGTTCCGAGCTGGACGGGCGTGCGCACGAGCTGCGCCTGTCGGTCTCGGGCGAATCGCTGCTGCAACGCATACAGCCCGAGATCGCCTCGTCCCAGAACGAGATCCTGGGCGACCTGAGCCAGGAAGAACGCCAGGCCTTCTTCGTCATCATGCGCAAGATCGTCGGCCTGGCCTGA
- a CDS encoding PDR/VanB family oxidoreductase — protein sequence MNSSSLLTVLVHAIRLEAQGIISVEFRSPTGDELPAFAAGSHIDLHLPNGLVRSYSLFNSPEERHRYVVGVLNDRNSRGGSRFVHEQLRVGSTIKIAPPRNNFELDESAAKSVLVAGGIGVTPIFCMYNRLRAIAKPVELLYCARTKSEAAFVDELVASGGQVTTRFDDQAGCPPNLRELLAGHPADTHFYCCGPTPMLDAFEATCKELGYQNVHIERFAAAGEVTAAQEGSYQVELAKSGKTIDVPAGMALLDALLEAGIDADYSCREGVCGACETAVLEGTPDHRDSVLTERERESNKTMMVCVSGCKGSKLVLDI from the coding sequence ATGAACAGCAGCTCACTCCTTACGGTACTGGTTCACGCCATCCGCCTTGAAGCGCAGGGCATCATCAGTGTCGAGTTCCGCTCGCCCACGGGCGATGAACTGCCTGCCTTCGCCGCGGGCTCCCACATCGACCTGCATCTGCCCAACGGCCTGGTGCGCAGCTATTCGCTGTTCAATTCGCCCGAAGAGCGGCATCGCTACGTGGTGGGAGTGCTGAACGACCGTAACAGCCGCGGCGGTTCGCGCTTCGTGCACGAGCAGCTGCGGGTGGGCTCGACCATCAAGATCGCGCCGCCGCGCAACAACTTCGAGCTGGACGAGTCGGCGGCCAAGTCGGTGCTGGTGGCCGGCGGCATCGGCGTGACCCCCATCTTCTGCATGTACAACCGCTTGCGCGCGATCGCCAAGCCGGTGGAACTGCTCTACTGCGCGCGCACCAAGAGCGAAGCGGCTTTCGTCGACGAACTGGTGGCCTCGGGTGGCCAGGTCACGACGCGCTTCGACGACCAGGCGGGCTGCCCGCCCAACCTGCGCGAGCTGCTGGCCGGCCATCCGGCCGACACGCACTTCTACTGCTGTGGTCCCACGCCCATGCTGGATGCCTTCGAGGCCACCTGCAAGGAGCTGGGCTACCAGAACGTGCACATCGAGCGCTTCGCCGCCGCCGGCGAAGTCACGGCCGCGCAGGAAGGCAGCTACCAGGTCGAACTGGCCAAGTCGGGCAAGACCATCGACGTGCCGGCCGGCATGGCGCTGCTCGACGCGCTGCTGGAAGCGGGCATCGACGCCGATTACAGCTGCCGCGAAGGCGTGTGCGGCGCGTGCGAGACCGCCGTGCTGGAAGGCACGCCCGACCATCGGGATTCGGTGCTGACCGAGCGCGAACGCGAGTCGAACAAGACCATGATGGTCTGCGTGTCCGGCTGCAAGGGCAGCAAGCTCGTTCTGGATATCTGA
- a CDS encoding RidA family protein, translating into MSGGAAARRVVASSVPERETATWSNCLVLGNEISMSGMTANPESTAASPLGTYEQTLIVLGKIRALVEAAGGGVQNIYKLVIYVTNIQDKDEVGRARKEFFQSPYPCSTLVEVRGLVFPGLTVEIDAFARLDIALRADA; encoded by the coding sequence ATGAGCGGCGGCGCGGCCGCGCGCCGCGTCGTCGCGTCGTCGGTGCCCGAGCGCGAAACGGCCACCTGGTCCAATTGCCTGGTCCTGGGCAATGAAATCTCGATGTCGGGCATGACGGCCAACCCCGAATCGACGGCCGCGTCGCCCCTCGGTACCTACGAACAAACCCTGATTGTGCTAGGCAAAATCCGAGCTTTGGTCGAGGCCGCTGGCGGAGGGGTGCAAAATATTTATAAACTGGTGATTTACGTGACGAACATTCAGGACAAGGATGAAGTCGGAAGGGCCCGCAAGGAGTTCTTCCAGTCGCCTTATCCGTGTTCCACGTTGGTCGAGGTGCGTGGCCTCGTTTTTCCCGGTCTGACCGTGGAGATCGATGCGTTTGCGCGGCTCGACATCGCCCTGCGTGCCGACGCATAA
- a CDS encoding aromatic ring-hydroxylating dioxygenase subunit alpha, whose translation MIKIDSPDTLLANGLKDTWYAICPSNFIADKPVSLRRLGMKLVFWRDEAGKLYALEDHCPHRGAPLSRGILLGDRIACGYHGVQVRADGVVTNVPGSPGCSLEGKRAARSFHVVERNGAVFLYNSATNVDEAPDFTLPEELVSDEYAAFLCYTEWRGDYRYVIDNVMDPMHGTYLHKQSHSMAEGSSVADFGVRDTEHGFVFEKKGQRGVNFDWTEWANTGLHWLRLEIPYPSTGGPGGSFAIVGTYTPISENLAAVFHWRCRKVSGWQRHAWQFLYRNRLEARHWAVLEQDREVLEVMEPDANQRENLYQHDIGLVRLRRHLRNLATEQFEQLKGKTA comes from the coding sequence ATGATCAAGATCGATAGCCCCGACACCCTGCTCGCGAACGGCCTGAAAGACACCTGGTACGCGATCTGTCCGTCCAACTTCATCGCCGACAAGCCCGTGTCGCTGCGCCGCCTGGGCATGAAGCTGGTGTTCTGGCGCGACGAGGCCGGCAAGCTGTACGCGCTGGAAGACCATTGCCCGCACCGCGGCGCGCCGCTGTCGCGCGGCATCCTGCTGGGTGACCGCATCGCCTGCGGCTACCATGGCGTGCAGGTGCGCGCCGACGGCGTGGTGACCAACGTGCCGGGCAGCCCCGGCTGCAGCCTGGAAGGCAAGCGCGCCGCGCGTTCCTTCCACGTGGTCGAGCGCAACGGCGCGGTGTTCCTGTACAACTCGGCCACCAACGTGGACGAGGCGCCCGACTTCACGCTGCCCGAAGAACTGGTCTCGGACGAGTACGCGGCCTTCCTGTGCTACACCGAATGGCGCGGCGACTATCGCTACGTCATCGACAACGTCATGGACCCGATGCACGGGACCTATCTGCACAAGCAGTCGCACTCGATGGCCGAGGGTTCCTCGGTGGCCGATTTCGGCGTGCGCGACACCGAGCACGGCTTCGTCTTCGAGAAGAAGGGCCAGCGCGGCGTGAACTTCGACTGGACCGAATGGGCGAACACCGGCCTGCACTGGCTGCGGCTCGAAATCCCGTATCCGTCCACCGGCGGCCCCGGCGGCAGCTTCGCCATCGTCGGCACCTACACTCCCATCTCCGAGAACCTCGCCGCCGTGTTCCACTGGCGCTGCCGCAAGGTCTCGGGCTGGCAGCGCCATGCGTGGCAGTTCCTGTACCGCAACCGGCTGGAAGCGCGCCACTGGGCGGTGCTGGAGCAGGACCGCGAAGTGCTGGAAGTCATGGAGCCCGACGCCAATCAGCGCGAGAACCTGTACCAGCACGACATCGGGCTGGTTCGCCTGCGCCGCCACCTGCGCAACCTGGCGACCGAGCAGTTCGAGCAACTGAAAGGGAAGACGGCGTGA
- a CDS encoding recombinase-like helix-turn-helix domain-containing protein, translated as MQQDRYLDPHQARRRTPTEWESLLGDSLERAFAAGKHELAPIVEYLNHAGPPAPNGVPWTEDLLQSELARLAETA; from the coding sequence ATGCAACAAGACCGTTATCTGGACCCGCATCAGGCACGGCGCCGCACGCCCACCGAGTGGGAAAGCCTGCTGGGCGATTCGCTCGAGCGCGCCTTCGCGGCGGGCAAGCATGAACTCGCGCCCATCGTCGAATACCTGAACCATGCCGGCCCTCCGGCGCCCAACGGCGTGCCCTGGACCGAGGACCTGCTGCAATCCGAACTGGCCCGCCTGGCCGAGACCGCCTGA